Genomic segment of Aquila chrysaetos chrysaetos chromosome 16, bAquChr1.4, whole genome shotgun sequence:
GAAGAGGCGAGCAGCCCCGACTGCAGGGCgagcaggcagaggaaagcCGCTGGGCTGCGCCTGCAATCGGTGCGTTGCCCCTTTAATTGTGTCCCCAGCCCTCGGGCGTCTCTGTCCAACGCCCACGTCAGCAAAtaccttttgtttctctcacgTTCGGGCTTCCAGGGCTCGGGGCTGCGGGACCAGCGCGTCGCCTTCAGCCACCGCGAGCCCCGACGCGGGGCCGGGGACCCCCGCATCCACCGCCCGCTCCCTTCGGCTCAGCGGCGGCCGCCCGCAGGACCCAGCCCGGTGAGTGGCGGCTCCAGCACGCCGGCAGGCCAGACAGGGCGTTGGGATCTGGGGGGCGGAAACGGCCCCGGAGCGAGCCTTGCTGCGAGGGGCAGCGAGGGACGGCCCCGGGCTCCGCGCTCTCCGAGGGCGCCGGTGTCCGTGTGCCGCGACGGCCCGCGGGCAGCTGCCCCCGGGAGCCGATGGTTACCGGGGCTGCACGGCGTCCTAGGCGGGCGCCATTTGCAGCCCCGGGCGCGGCTGCGAGGAGCCAGGCGCGGCAACAAAGGGCTGCGCGGGAGCAGGAGCGGGCGGCGGGTGCGCGGCGAGAGGGGCCGCGCAagggggcggccggggcgcTGCCCCCCGCGGGGAGGCCGCGGGCAGCTGCGGCGggagcggccccggcccgggccACGCCGGGCGCCCGGCAccgggcggcggccgcgggagCGTGGCGGGCAGCTCTCGCGGAGCGGCAGCCGGGGCTCCGCTAAGGCGGGCGGCTCCGGGCTGCGCGCCCGGTCCGGCCCGGCGGAGGGGAGCGCGCAGCCGCCCGGAGCGCTGGCGGGCGCCGGCGCTGCGGTCCccgcggcgggagcgggagcgggggcggccgcggcagCCCGCGAAGCCGGGAGGCGCCTCCGCGCTTTGGCGGGCGGGTCCGGCGCCGTCGGGCGTCCCGGGCTCCCGATGGCCGAGCCACCAATTCGGCCGGGCGTTGCGGGTGAGTGACGGCGGCCTCCGCCAATGCCGCGGGATTGAGGCCGCCGGGTCTCGGCCGCCGGGTCCCATTTCTGGTCGCTTCGGCGGCGAGGCTTGGAGCCCGGCGGGAGCCGGGGCGATGCGGTAACGTCGGCTCAGGGCGCGGACACGGTCCTCCACCGCAGCTGCTGGAGCGCTCCTCGTCTCGCTGGAGAGCGTCTGAAGGGTGTGCAGCTGCCTTCTGTGTCCTGCATCCTTCGGAAGGAGATGCTCTAGGTGTAGCACGCGCGTCTCTGCCAGATAACATGTACTGATTTGGCTTTTTCATCGCTCTTTAATTCTTGGAAAAAGAATGTATGGTTGCGCATAttgtaatttaaatgtatttatagattTAAATACATAAGATTATTTGTAAAGATGTCTGTAAAATTGGGTCTGACATCTTTGGCTGCGTTGCACGACGCTGAAGTCGAGACtcaggttattttctttatcttttagaGCGACGCttcatttcatcttttctggAATGGAGATTTCTTCTCACCAGTTTCACCTCTTGCAGCAACTAAATGAGCAGCGCAGGCAAGACTTATTCTGTGACTGCAATATCCTGGTGGAGGGCAAGGTCTTTAAAGCACATCGCAATGTGCTGTTTGCCAGCAGCGGCTATTTCAAAATGCTCCTTTCGCAGAGCTCGAAGGAGGCGAGTCAGCCGACGACAGCTACTTTCCAGGCATTTTCTCCTGACACATTTACAGTTATTCTAGATTTTGTGTATTCGGGCAAACTGTCTCTCACTGGTCAGAATGTCATCGAAGTCATGTCAGCTGCTAGCTATCTGCAGATGACCGATGTTATCAGTGTGTGTAAAACGTTCATTAAGTCATCGCTGGACATCAGTGAGAAGGAGAAGGATCGCTACTTCAGTCTGTCAGACAAAGATGTAAATTCAAATGGCGTGGACCGATCCTGCTTGTACAGCgcaggctggaggggagaaAGCAGCCCCCCGCATTCGCACTTAAGTCCAGACCAAGGGACATGTATGATGGGTGGAAACGCTTGGAGCAATTTCAGCTACTATCCGACTTCTCAAAGAaatgcccagcagcagctgtccAAACACGAGCAACGGCAGGATTCCATAAAGAAATCCCGGCACCTGGGACTGCAGCAACCTTCTGACATTCCTCACTATAAATCAAGCAAACTGGAGGACAGGGCTGCCGAGCCCGCTGGCCATATTGCTCAGTCTGAGGAGCAAGTTCAGATTGAAACAGAAGTTGAATCCCCTCACGTGGGATACCAGTACGGCCAAGGGTCTGACGTGATGCCGAGGAGCTTGGCTGTGTCACAGCAGGAGCATGAATCACCCCGTTCTTCTAGTAAATCGAAGTCTTCAAAAGCAGATGAGCAGTACGCGAGCATGCCCTCGATTCTAGGTGTCATGGGAAGCTGGGCTGAAGGTAAGAATTAGTTTTAATGCTGTAGGTGCACAGTCATCTGTGAATCGTCTGTTCTGTCCATGAGAAAACCTACTTTACTGAATGGGTGTACAATTTCCAAAAAGACATCTGTATTGTCCAGAATGTAAGTTTGGAAAGTTTaactcttatttttcagtaattgtGAATGATTGAAGTACCCGGTTTATTAAAACTAGCCCATCAAAATACATGATCTTTAGCATCATCTTGCaaatttgtcatctttttgGATATTTTTAAGCTCATTTTAATATAGCTAACGGTCCgctcctttttgtttgttgcaCTCCTGTgtattttacaagaaaacacaagatCTTTGTGCTTGAAAAGACCTAcggtaatatttttttaataaaagtgatTTGCTATTCTGCTCATAGAATGCCTTTTCCTAGAGCATTATGTGACTAGACATGttatgacttaatttttttaatcgCATTATTTTCTAACAGATGATCTGCCCAGGATGAGGTTCAAGTGCCCATTCTGCACTCATGtggtgaaaagaaaagcagacctAAAGCGTCACCTTCGCTGTCATACAGGAGAGCGCCCTTACCCTTGTGAGGCATGTGGGAAAAGATTTAGCAGGCTAGATCACCTAAGTAGCCATTTTCGAACAGTATGTATTTTTAGTAACTGCATGATTTGTTTAATGTGTAAATCTGTCTCAGTACAGTTAAACACAGTACAAGTGTATCTGGTTGATATATTGACTCCTGTAAAGAAGAGGtaatagaaaatgaatttggttttgttgtcaGTTTGAAACATAATTTGTATGAAAGGGGATGAATTTCTGTGTTAACTGATGGCTCACAAAGGTACTGCTCTGTGCAAGTCCTGTAACAGAGCTTAAGTGGGTAGTTACAGCACCTGCGatggtttaatttttaactttggaTGACTGTCTCTCAAAATGAGTTAACACTACCATTTGACGCTACTCCAGCCCTACTTTTTGTCAtcttaaaaaatgcttctttgtgGACATGTTATCAAATTTATTCCTTTCAATTTTCCCAGATTCATCAGGCTTGTAAGCCTATCTGCAGAAAGTGTAAACGCCATGTGACTGAGCTAACAGGACAAGTGGTCCAAGAGGGGACACGACGTTACAGACTCTGTAATGAGTGTTTGGCCGAAGCTGGCATAGACAGTATTCGCATTGATTTGGAGGCTGAAGCACCCCTTGAATTTCCACAAGATGGGGATAAGGATTCCAGGTGGCACTATGGGGAAGACAACAGATCCGATGTGGAGATTGTGGAGGATGGGTCAACCGACTTGGTCATTCAGCAAGTTGATGACAGTGAGGATGAAGTAGATGAAAAGGAAGTGAAACCAAATATTAGGTAGTTGCAAGAGAAGAATTAGGAATTCTGTGTAAGAGGGAGAATGTACTGTCTTGACCACAAACTCTCCACCAGCCTGTTGTTAATCGTGCAGAGATGTACTGGTTTCTCTTGAACAGGTCCAGACTTGCATGTATTTATGGACTTGCCATTGAGTCCACCCTGAGTTTTCTTATCAGAATACCCATGCTTCGCTTCATTAGAAAGAATCCACCcttaaatgaaataatggaTGAACAAGGAAACTGAAGTACTACATGGATAACTTTTTATAGTAGACAATGGGTAACTTCTCAAAACCTCTTTCAAGGGAGTGAGGtctaaatactaaaaaaaaaaaaaaaaaaaaaaaaaaaatcacacagtaCTGTAAATTGCCCACTTTTTAAACTTGTAGAGATGTGGGTTTTATATGTAATATCATCTGGCGATAAACAAAGTATAAATACCCCACACACCAGAATATAGAGAAAACCTCTCTTCAGAAATGAAGATAATCTTCCAGGAAATTTCATGAAGTCTTCATATTAtgataaggaaaaaaggcagctaattaagaaaaagcatataaaaatgttttagaacATTCGTCTGGAAAAGCACTTTCTTGTAAAATTTATTAGAATAAGGAGAATCTTTAGCAGATCATTCATTCAAGACATAtttctttacaagaaaataaacacatgaaTGCTAGTCCTAGTCAGCACATCAGagataaaattattacaattatGGATCATTAATTGATGCAAGTAGATGTTTTATTGATTCTGAAAATTGGGAACTTGAACTGGGGTATATTTTAATAAGCACTagtaaaatactcttttttttttttttttttttttttttttttttttttttaaacctctcaAAAGTGCTAGACTGACATGACTGGTAGCCCTGCATCCACAGCATTGCCAATGGTAGTGTCAGCTTCTCCATGCCAATGTGAAGGAAACAACCCTTATGAGGTTACTTTAGctgttgttttctctctttgtccCGTTTTATTTGCCAATAACAGTGGCAGAACAATTTGTACAGTATATGTACTATATAATTAGAAATGGAACTGATGAGATTTTACATCTGAAACCATTGACTGCTCTTGTTTGTATTGACCTGTACTCAGTTTAAACTG
This window contains:
- the ZBTB8A gene encoding zinc finger and BTB domain-containing protein 8A isoform X3, whose protein sequence is MEISSHQFHLLQQLNEQRRQDLFCDCNILVEGKVFKAHRNVLFASSGYFKMLLSQSSKEASQPTTATFQAFSPDTFTVILDFVYSGKLSLTGQNVIEVMSAASYLQMTDVISVCKTFIKSSLDISEKEKDRYFSLSDKDVNSNGVDRSCLYSAGWRGESSPPHSHLSPDQGTCMMGGNAWSNFSYYPTSQRNAQQQLSKHEQRQDSIKKSRHLGLQQPSDIPHYKSSKLEDRAAEPAGHIAQSEEQVQIETEVESPHVGYQYGQGSDVMPRSLAVSQQEHESPRSSSKSKSSKADEQYASMPSILGVMGSWAEDDLPRMRFKCPFCTHVVKRKADLKRHLRCHTGERPYPCEACGKRFSRLDHLSSHFRTIHQACKPICRKCKRHVTELTGQVVQEGTRRYRLCNECLAEAGIDSIRIDLEAEAPLEFPQDGDKDSRWHYGEDNRSDVEIVEDGSTDLVIQQVDDSEDEVDEKEVKPNIR